One Mycolicibacterium sarraceniae genomic window carries:
- a CDS encoding cation diffusion facilitator family transporter produces the protein MISGHDHSHGGDTRVSRMLIAAGILTVFFIIELTTALAINSIALLADAGHMLTDLVAMFMGLTAVLLARHGPASAARTYGWHRAEVFTAVANAVLLLGVATFILYEAFDRLGNAPEIPGVPMIAVALAGLIANVVVVLLLRSQSQESLAVKGAYMEVVADTVGSIGVLIAGIVNVTTRWPYADVVVAVFVALWVLPRAINLARAALRILSESSPQHIDVEELRAALAAVDGVAEVHDLHVWTLVPGKDMCTAHLTSTGNSDRILDDARAVLAARGLDHATVQVEPPGSAEDCPGQTDW, from the coding sequence ATGATTTCAGGACACGACCACAGCCACGGCGGTGACACGCGGGTGAGCCGGATGCTCATCGCCGCGGGCATCCTGACCGTGTTCTTCATCATCGAGCTCACCACTGCCCTGGCGATCAATTCGATCGCGCTGCTCGCCGACGCCGGCCATATGCTGACCGACCTGGTCGCTATGTTCATGGGGCTGACGGCGGTGCTGCTGGCCCGCCACGGTCCGGCATCGGCCGCGCGGACCTACGGCTGGCACCGCGCCGAGGTGTTCACCGCGGTGGCCAACGCCGTCCTGCTGCTGGGCGTCGCGACGTTCATCCTCTACGAGGCGTTCGACCGCCTCGGCAACGCGCCGGAGATACCCGGCGTCCCGATGATCGCGGTGGCATTGGCCGGCCTGATCGCCAACGTCGTCGTGGTGCTGCTGTTGCGCTCGCAGTCCCAGGAGAGCCTGGCCGTCAAGGGCGCCTACATGGAGGTCGTGGCCGACACCGTCGGCAGCATCGGCGTGCTGATCGCCGGCATCGTGAATGTGACGACCCGCTGGCCGTACGCCGATGTGGTGGTCGCGGTGTTCGTCGCCCTGTGGGTGCTGCCACGAGCAATCAATCTGGCCCGCGCGGCGCTGCGGATCCTGTCCGAATCCTCGCCCCAGCACATCGATGTCGAGGAGCTGCGCGCCGCCCTGGCCGCCGTCGACGGCGTCGCCGAGGTGCACGATCTGCACGTATGGACGCTGGTGCCCGGTAAAGACATGTGCACCGCCCACCTGACCAGCACCGGGAACTCCGACCGGATCCTCGACGACGCACGAGCGGTGCTGGCCGCCCGCGGACTGGACCATGCGACCGTGCAGGTCGAGCCACCCGGCAGTGCCGAGGACTGCCCTGGGCAGACCGACTGGTGA
- a CDS encoding tyrosine-type recombinase/integrase, producing MPSKTDCERLVPMTPELVQVLLAVLRRAKGSNDHVPLSVRYDVTEKVHGQPFPHLFARKVGTRQEVVSGHYLRGIINHLAVVAGLSDAGQPIRFTPHDFRRLFATDAVNGGLPLHIAAALLGHLNLDTTRGYTAVFPEHLITAHQAFIERRRQLRPIGEDRIAEDDEWSEFEQHFLLRRVALGECHRPYGTPCVHEHACTRCRFLRVDPAQLGRIDEMTENAEQRLVEAKDRAWLGEVAALEESIKHLRIRQTEAQQRLSHGSNPFTEQKQE from the coding sequence GTGCCCAGTAAGACCGACTGCGAACGACTGGTGCCGATGACCCCGGAACTGGTGCAGGTGTTGCTGGCAGTGCTGCGCCGAGCCAAGGGCAGCAACGATCACGTGCCGCTCTCGGTTCGCTACGACGTCACCGAGAAGGTCCACGGTCAACCATTTCCGCACCTGTTCGCCCGCAAGGTCGGCACCCGCCAAGAGGTGGTGTCCGGGCACTACCTGCGCGGCATTATCAACCATCTGGCTGTTGTCGCCGGGCTCAGCGATGCCGGCCAACCGATCAGGTTCACCCCGCACGACTTCCGCCGCCTGTTCGCCACCGACGCCGTCAACGGCGGCCTCCCGCTGCACATCGCCGCTGCCCTGCTGGGTCACCTGAACCTCGACACCACCCGCGGCTACACCGCGGTGTTCCCCGAGCACCTCATCACCGCCCACCAGGCGTTCATCGAACGACGACGGCAACTCCGCCCGATCGGCGAGGATCGGATCGCCGAGGACGACGAATGGTCGGAATTCGAACAACACTTCCTGCTGCGCCGAGTGGCTCTCGGCGAGTGTCATCGCCCCTACGGCACACCCTGTGTGCACGAGCACGCTTGCACCCGCTGCCGGTTCCTGCGCGTCGATCCCGCCCAGCTGGGCCGCATCGACGAGATGACCGAGAACGCCGAGCAGCGCCTCGTCGAGGCGAAGGACCGCGCCTGGCTCGGCGAGGTCGCCGCGCTGGAAGAGAGCATCAAGCACTTGCGTATCCGACAAACCGAGGCGCAGCAACGACTTTCACACGGCAGCAACCCGTTCACCGAGCAGAAGCAAGAGTGA
- a CDS encoding tyrosine-type recombinase/integrase — protein MKTPRPVWRGLTDEAATALFAALRSHRDRALVSFYLSSGVRASELLGLCHGDLDAGRYTITVTSKGSRAREMVAASVDSFVWLALYLAEQQPPMSPGGPVWWTRRTKAAPLNYHAMRAVLRRANESLGTNWSLHDFRHTAAARLLADPAFTLVDVQTVLRHASVMTTQIYTQPRLEDLVGKVLEHYARPPALGPTIEPSYDAAAVRELLGLQPS, from the coding sequence GTGAAGACACCCCGCCCGGTCTGGCGGGGCCTGACGGATGAGGCCGCGACGGCGCTGTTCGCGGCGTTGCGCAGTCACCGCGACCGTGCGTTGGTGAGTTTCTACCTGTCGTCGGGAGTTCGGGCGTCGGAGTTGTTGGGCTTGTGTCACGGCGACCTGGATGCCGGCCGTTACACGATCACGGTGACCAGCAAGGGCAGCCGGGCGCGTGAGATGGTGGCGGCGTCGGTGGACTCCTTCGTGTGGCTGGCGCTCTACCTCGCCGAGCAGCAGCCGCCCATGAGTCCGGGCGGTCCGGTGTGGTGGACGCGACGAACCAAGGCCGCCCCGCTGAACTATCACGCCATGCGCGCAGTACTGCGCCGGGCGAATGAAAGCTTGGGGACGAACTGGTCGCTACACGACTTTCGCCATACCGCGGCGGCGCGGCTGCTCGCCGATCCGGCGTTCACGTTGGTCGACGTGCAGACGGTGCTGCGGCATGCCAGCGTGATGACGACCCAGATCTACACCCAGCCACGGTTGGAGGATCTGGTCGGCAAGGTCCTCGAGCACTACGCCCGGCCACCGGCCCTTGGGCCGACGATCGAGCCGAGCTACGACGCGGCTGCGGTGCGCGAATTATTGGGACTCCAGCCGTCGTGA
- a CDS encoding site-specific integrase, protein MTIEDEDTRLQQRRQAAATRAAAAPSIQLLSRPDSPHLAAIPPDDRFGRTGRLRIMKGYDASQPPPELPALAPGAAMQQCTVDELCDAVRRHHHSYNQKRRQMIVRGARALLARLNGYPGDTWEQRWLASGSDAAPMTWMDHADLPQYDRYSPTLLGMNALLQLRVLRPSYSWMLDSRTKVNTAQFIEHNAGDALTKLRQLSEYQGSLLRHQRDAEAGLTRVMIRTGKTIEQITGDDLLYYADVVKTSGRQRREHLLWELLVRLGPLAGEAPTLRAAWSAKGNTRQHSTATLVDRYGIPPSGVRDLLADYFEEIRPGMDYGSLEGLAYRIVRLFWWEILQINPQQTDLRLSTDVITAWRERLALTTDGRERREVHSVLFAIRGFYRDLAEWSHDDPVRWGVWVAPCPVPRALSRAAAKNKRRQQSQMQSRTRMLTPLLPTFLTAVNEHKQRSALFFERARAAGHGVQFEVNGYVFVRDAPPERLAIDERARVWARLAPGQPRPNWIRGEAKRIDVTGVEDDGFWCWAVAETLRHTGIRVEELMELTQLSLRH, encoded by the coding sequence GTGACCATCGAGGACGAGGACACCCGACTGCAGCAACGTCGGCAAGCTGCGGCGACCCGTGCGGCGGCCGCCCCGTCGATTCAGCTACTGTCGCGGCCCGATTCGCCTCACCTGGCGGCGATCCCACCGGATGACCGGTTCGGGCGCACCGGACGACTGCGCATCATGAAGGGCTACGACGCCAGTCAGCCGCCGCCCGAACTGCCCGCCCTGGCTCCCGGCGCCGCGATGCAGCAGTGCACGGTGGACGAGTTGTGTGACGCCGTCCGCCGTCATCACCACTCCTACAACCAGAAACGTCGCCAGATGATCGTGCGCGGTGCGCGAGCATTGCTGGCACGGCTGAACGGCTACCCCGGCGACACTTGGGAGCAGCGCTGGCTGGCCAGCGGCTCCGACGCCGCCCCGATGACCTGGATGGACCATGCCGACCTGCCTCAATACGACCGCTACTCACCCACCCTGCTAGGAATGAACGCGCTGCTGCAATTACGGGTGCTGCGACCGTCCTACAGCTGGATGCTCGATTCCCGAACAAAGGTCAACACCGCCCAATTCATCGAGCACAACGCCGGTGATGCCCTCACCAAGCTGCGCCAGTTGAGCGAGTATCAAGGATCGCTGCTGAGGCATCAGCGCGACGCCGAAGCCGGACTGACGCGGGTGATGATCCGCACCGGCAAGACCATCGAACAGATCACCGGTGATGACCTGCTCTACTACGCCGATGTGGTGAAGACCTCGGGGCGGCAACGCCGCGAACATCTTCTGTGGGAACTGCTGGTGCGACTCGGACCGCTGGCAGGCGAAGCCCCGACGCTGCGGGCCGCCTGGTCGGCAAAGGGCAACACACGACAACACTCGACCGCCACCCTCGTCGACCGCTACGGCATCCCACCCTCGGGCGTACGGGATCTACTGGCGGACTACTTCGAAGAGATCCGCCCCGGCATGGACTACGGCTCACTGGAAGGCCTGGCCTACCGGATCGTGCGCCTGTTCTGGTGGGAAATTCTGCAGATCAACCCCCAGCAGACCGACCTACGGCTATCAACGGACGTCATCACGGCGTGGCGTGAACGACTGGCCTTGACGACCGACGGGCGCGAACGCCGGGAAGTCCACTCCGTGTTGTTCGCGATCCGCGGCTTCTACCGCGATCTGGCCGAGTGGTCCCACGATGACCCGGTGCGATGGGGCGTCTGGGTGGCGCCATGCCCCGTGCCGCGGGCATTGAGCCGAGCGGCGGCCAAGAACAAGCGGCGCCAACAGAGCCAGATGCAAAGCCGCACCCGCATGCTCACGCCGCTGCTACCGACGTTCCTGACCGCGGTAAACGAACACAAGCAGCGCAGCGCACTGTTTTTCGAGAGGGCCCGCGCGGCCGGGCACGGCGTGCAGTTCGAGGTCAACGGCTACGTGTTCGTCCGGGATGCGCCACCGGAACGCCTCGCCATCGACGAGCGCGCACGGGTATGGGCCCGGCTGGCGCCCGGACAACCCCGGCCCAACTGGATCCGCGGCGAGGCCAAACGCATCGACGTCACCGGGGTGGAGGACGACGGGTTCTGGTGCTGGGCGGTCGCCGAGACCCTGCGCCACACCGGGATTCGCGTCGAAGAACTGATGGAGCTGACCCAGCTGTCGCTGCGCCACTAA